Part of the Equus caballus isolate H_3958 breed thoroughbred chromosome 5, TB-T2T, whole genome shotgun sequence genome is shown below.
GTAACAGTTCCTGCCAGTATTATGTGAGCACAGAGGGGACTCTGGGGATCATATCCATGTTTCCTGCAGAAGTCAGTCTGTGCCAAAGACATGGTCAGTGTAGCATGCGGATTCTCCTGTAGAGAGAAAACGAAGACCCTCTCATGTGAAACATTGTCTCTGGAGAGCTAATACATTTCACCAGCTGCATACACACCGTCCCCAGAGCTTGACCATTCTTCCGTCACACAATGAATTACAAACCACCACCTTCCACTCAGGAAAATCACTACTTGGACGAAAGACTGATCCTGACCCTCTCTCCAAAAGTGGGGGAGGGGTCATATTTAAAATGAACTGACTcagtaagaattatttttaacacttttttccccttaaattctTAATTTGTCCCATATTCACCAGAGGAAATATAATTATAGTACCACCCAAACACAAGGCTGGGCTATGGCCTTCACTGAAAGATGTAAAGGTTAGACTCTAATGTGGAAGTAGCGCATAAAAATACCACAGTTGCTCAACTGGCTAATTGTACAATTTAAgcaagaaatagctgactcatGCTTCTTGGTTATCTTATGCTAGCAGAAATTGTCATGTGATTTCAAAATGGGAGAAGTAGCTCACTCCTGCTCCAGCAACAAGAGAAGAATTGTTGGACTCAAACAGTGAAGCAAGCaaaatttctcattctttcttattCAGAAATCAGCTCCATAAAAGGCACCGTTGACAGATTACAGCAAAATCCACACGTTGCATTGAGCACTTTAAACTCCAAATGTCTTGTGTGGGAAATTTTGCCCTTTCACAGTGACCCATCAAAATAGTGCCATAAAGAGATCTCCTTGAAATCCTTTAGCCAAATATTTGCTGTCTATAAACTATTAGGCAAAGCGTCTAcagaagactaaaaaaaaaagggagagtggGATTCAGCTAAggtctctcccttctctgagttTATAACCTGATTGAAAAGTCAGACATAAACAAAACTTAACACAaaacaaagacagagaagagGTCAAAAGGCAGTGCATAACTAACTGCCAAGTGAGTGGTACAGTTAAATGTATTCGAAGCTCGGTGTTAGGAGCTGTCAGCATAGCCTGGAGTGATGTGGAAACTACGGGAGCCTTACAAGATATTCAGAATCAGGACAGGAGTGGGAGGTTGTATTATAGTTGTATATACAACTATAGGTTGTATAGGGGAAAGTCTAAGACAGGACTGTGAGTAGTGAGAAACCCAACGTGCTTGAAAGAGAGGCTttctgaggggagggaggaggagggcagagttAGGGTAACTCAACTCCAAGCTCAGGAGTCAAGACTACTTTGTAGGCTGGCGTCCGTCAGGGCTTTCCAAGAACAGCCGCCTGGAGAGCTCGTTAAAATGCTGATTTCTGGCTCCACTACCAACCCAGGTACctgcattttaaacaaacacCCCGGGTGAATCTTACGCAGCTGTAAGCAGTGGATGCTGTTAAAGGTTTCAGGCAGAGGGCAATGCTGAGTGGCATTTTGTTCATGTAAATCTGGTGGGCAGGGTGGACAGGGGCAGACAGGGAAAAGACACAGgtcagaaggaggagaaaaagtggACGGTATTAACCAACCTTGACTGGTTGATTGATGGAATCAGTCAGACTAATTCTGATGTGGCCAAGCCTTTTCGATGCCATCATGGAAACTACAAGTCCTGGGTAGGTTCCTTACCACTGCCTCTTTCTAGAGATGTCAAGGACCTGGGCTGGAGTTCTACCTGACAGCCATGAGCTGGCTAGCCACAGCTGAGTCCCTGCacctgagtcttagtttcctcattcctacagtggggataataatatggGCACaagtttaaattaaatataatcgTTGTATGGAAGTGGTTCTCaatccccccccccacccccccattaGAAGCCTCAAGGAGGGATTCCGGCAGTTGGGGGTTGTTTTTTATTGAATGCGTTTTTAATAAAGTGCCTTggcattgccttttttttttttttttttttaggaagattagccctgagttaactactgccaatcttcctcttttttctgaggaagcctggccctgagctaacatctgtgcccatcttcctctacttcatatgtgggacgcctaccacagcatggcttgccaagcactgccatgtccacacccaggatccgaacccctgaaccccgggctgccaaagcagaacatgggcacttaaccgctgtaccaccgggccggcccgttGGCATAGCATTTGTAGGTCTTCCCAGGCGACTGTACTGTGTATGTGCCTTGGCTAAAGGAGGCAGCTGCTTCTGTTTTTGCTCAGCAAATGCAGGCCTCCAGAGCCACAGATCTTCCAATTTTTCAAGAAGTTAGACATTTAGGGTTTTAATTGAAATCTCAGTTTTCAAAGGTTGGTAactaatttattaaaaacaacacaGAACTCTGTGTGGGCCAAAGGAAACTGGTCTGTGGGACATATTCAGTTCAAAGGCAACTGGACCTGGGGTGAAATCCAGTTTGGCCATGGGCtctgggcaagttccttaaccttcCTAAGCCACAGGTGCTTCTGCAGTAACACCCACCTCAGGGGTTATTTAGGGATGAATGGAAGACATCTGGAAGGTGAAGGGCGGCCTGGCCCACCACAGATGCTTAATCAAGTAtcagtttctttcatctttatCCACAATGTTGTACTTTCCCAGTTAACCTCAAAGCTGGGATCTTTCTCCAACGACCCTCCACCAAATCAGGCTCTGTTGGCGCACTGCATGGCTCTCGCCTCCCAAGCTCTGTCTGTGACCCCTCTCTTGGGACAGCAGGGGTTCCACCAGCGAGTTGTAAACCCGAACCTGCCCCAAAAGGAGGGCAGCCTGCCCCAAAAGGAGGGCGAAGGGTGAGGAGGAGATGACCTCCCCTCAGTTCTGCTCCCCGCAGAGGAAACTCACGTGCACAGGAGGCCTAACGACGGCAAAAAGCACTGTCATCGTCCACCACCCTGTATATTACCTTCTTGCTGAGGAGGGGAAAATTAATTCAGAAGGAGGAGTAAGAAATGAAGGATTAAGAAAGAGAAACCCCGAAGCCACGGACACCAAGCGCTTAACTAACTACCCCCCAATCTGTACGTTCTGCAAAACTTTTAATAATAAGAGCCCAGTTAACGAGACGCCGCACTCCGAGACGACTCAGGGGAGGGAGGTCCTCCAGGGCTGGCAAAGAATTCGCACCCGGCGCGTCGCCCAGGGCGCGGGCGACATTCCTGGGACTCAGCTGCCCGCCGGCCGAGGAGGCATGGTTCGGGCCGCGCTCACCTGCAGGTGGCTCACGGCCTGCTGCAGCGGGCTCAGGTACAAGTAGGGCACGCCGCTGCCCGCGCCCGGGGGCCCGTCGCTGAGCGACAGGACGTCGGCGAAGGGCCAGCCGCGCACCGCCTCCTCCGTGGCGACGGTGGCCAGCGCGCCCCAGTCGCAGACGTGCGCCACGAAGCGGGCCACGCGCGCCGCGTCCTCGCGgggcggcagcggcggcagcagcacgGCGGCGTCCCAGTCCCCGTGGTCCCggccgccccggccccgcgccgGCGTCACCAGCAGCGCCACCAGCGCCGGCGCCAGCAGGGCGGCGAGCAGCGCGCGCGCGGAGCCGCGGACACGCCCGGCCATGGCGGTGGCTGCGGCGACAGTCCGGTGCCCGGGGACCCGCaggccccgcgcccgcccgctGGCCGGCCTCCGCCTGCCGAGACGGGCCAATGGGCGGCCGGGACGGAGGGGGCGGCCCCCGgccagccccgccccctgccgGACCGGTCGGTCTACCTTCCTCCCGCTGCACCCCGCCGCTCTGGCGGATTGCGAAACGGTCCTCTGGTCGATGTTTGTTCTGACAGATGGAAAAACAGAGGCTTCAAGAAATTAAGCCACTTGCGTAAGTCATAGCACTAGGAGAGGACCAGCCTCTTCACACGCGCACACCCTCCCTTCCTTTAATACCTTGGGATGTGGCTATCTGGCATCTGAGAGGAAATGCTGCATTCTCTACATATGCTCCTCTTTATTCTTTACTCCACTATCCGCACCAAAGAGCAGCCAGGGTCCCAGTGGCCGAAGACAGAAGCCCCAAAGTTTAAGACTTATAAGACGCTGCTCCTGGCCCGGGAGTCTCTCAGACAGACGCTCAGGGGTTGTTGGTCTGCTAGCAGTATTCCATGCACGAATTTCAACTCATCCAAACTGGCTTGGGATCTGTAGGTCATCAGGCTTGGAGTCAATGGTTTCATAAATTTATTGCCCTTACTTACCCCCCTCACCCCATGTATGTAGCTTTTCCTAAGCTGGTGTCTTCCACTCTTTCAGGGGGGCCTCCCCCATTCTCATAGTCTGGGAAGTGGTCAATAGCTCACACCATGCGACCTACAGTCATGATCATCGTAAGCTCTGGTCACATTTCCTCAGAGTGAGTCCTAATCTTTTTGGCCTAGCCTCAAAACCCTGCCCTAATTGTTGTTATAAATGCTGCCTGGTGTAGGAGTTGGTCAGCTTGTGAATCTGGCTCTCCCAGGTGTGTTGATCAACAGAGATGAGCTAACTTCACTCagctgctgtgggccaggcctgggagCAGGTGTGGGCAACAGGTGTGTGAGCCCCAGTCCCGCCTCTCCTTCACCCCGGACTCAGCCTCGCACCTTCAGCCAAGATTCTCTTGCCACTCAGAACTCACCTGTAGAAATAAGACTGTCTACTCTGAATAGGAGCCTGCAGTTCCCTCTGGTGGTCAAAGCGTGTTACACACACTGCTTTCACATTCAGGGAAGGGGAATGAGAACAACCCTTAGTCCAACGTTGCTTCCTTTTCAACAGCTGAGTTTAGAACAGCTTCAAGCTAGCTGGGAAACTAAGTGGGAGAAattagagaggaggaaaatcaGGTTTATCATTTTCAAAACAAGTACTGAATGATACCAGCgatgatatcagtttccctacagtAACCCCAGCACacatggggttaaaaccaaaagcacccaTCCCggttccctgcttctttagttacactccTGGTAAATATCGATTTCTTTAACCTTCGTATCCCTGAGCTTCACAGATCCGTGAACCTAGTGTTGAGATCAGACCATGGACCTTCCCCTCACACAGTGCGCATAGAAGTTTCAAATTGTTAAAACCCAGGTGGCCTCACACTGAAGTCTTGGCTAATTACGGGTCCTTGAAGTTTATTGCAGgaaaactgatgtccagagaatatcaagaaactaaGTTACCCAGACCCCAACTCCTCGGCTTCCCAGTGCTGGAATCCACCATCCATCACAGaagcagacaaccaaggacactCACCTGCAGGTTCCCTTACCTTGCCACCCCCTCCCTGCACGTAGACACTTTCCTCTGAATGTGCACTCCTGTCTCCCCACTGACGTCACCCCAAATTAACCTCTTTCCTTGACATAAGCCTGGCCTTCCAGATTTTGTCCCCATCCTGTGCGGTGGGTAAACAAACCTGTGTTTGTGCTCGGTAACATTAATACAAGTAGTTTGGGTGCCTGCCAATTACAAATATTTATCCTTAACCTCTTACGGAAAGAGCACACACAATCCAGATTTGCAGTTCTGGTCTCAGCGCTGCCCCTATGAAGTCATGTGACTGTGAGCTTTCATCTCACCTTTAtgggccttggttttctcatctaaaatgaGAAGGTGAATTAGATGATTTCTGACACCTCTTCTGGCTCTATGttctattaaaatgcaaaatatggGCCTTTTGCAAGTTTCAGaatatgaataatatttttttgcAAGAggatcaaaaatattttttgttaactgctgtgccacttgCTGCTGGCATACGAAATAACAATACGCCCTATCATAGCTCCATGACAAATCAGGTGGCTAGAACGTGGTCTCCTGCATCAGAGCGTGAGAAGGAGGCCTGCAAACCCTCCAGTTTTAGGCACCTCTCCTCAGTGTCTGTCTTTGCACTCACTGTTCCCTATGCCCAAAATGCTCTTCCCTCAGCTATGGGCATGGCTACCTCTCTGCCATCTGGATCTCCACTCAGATGTCACTCCTCAGAGGTGCCTTCCTGGCCACTCTTTCTAAGAGGGCTTCCTCCATTAGTCTCCAGTGGAcaatcctgtttatttttttcctggcaaCCATGGTGCTCTGTAACAatcatatttatttagttatttgttGCTTATCTCCCCTGCTAGGatgtaagctccaggagagcaggaatGTTGTCTATCTTGTCCACCTCTGCATCCCCAATGCACAGagtatgcactcaataaatatttattgaatgactgcCTGACTTAATGAATCATATCTGGTTGAATTCTTTGCACACAGAGTCTTATAAAATCAACAAGAGGAAGTGAGGACGACTGAATGGAAACATTCAAGGATAACAGTGGGTGTTTCAGCTCTTAATTAGCAAAGCCTCCTCATTGGGGTATTGGGGGAAACCCTTAGTAAAGAGTGGCTGTGTCAACCGTCTCAGCTGGACTTTCTGTCTATATTTGAACAGCCTGAGCTGATCCCCACCCACCAAGGGCCCACTGGGAAATAGTGATCTTCTTAACTTGGGTTCGATCCATCCTGTCAAGAACTGACCCTGCGTGCT
Proteins encoded:
- the CREG1 gene encoding protein CREG1 isoform X2, with amino-acid sequence MAGRVRGSARALLAALLAPALVALLVTPARGRGGRDHGDWDAAVLLPPLPPREDAARVARFVAHVCDWGALATVATEEAVRGWPFADVLSLSDGPPGAGSGVPYLYLSPLQQAVSHLQENPHATLTMSLAQTDFCRKHGYDPQSPLCAHIILAGTVTKVNETEVDFAKRSLFIRHPEMKTWPSSHNWFFAKLNITNIWVLDFFGGPKIVTPEEYYNVTFQ